In Carya illinoinensis cultivar Pawnee chromosome 9, C.illinoinensisPawnee_v1, whole genome shotgun sequence, the following are encoded in one genomic region:
- the LOC122276301 gene encoding tubulin beta chain, with protein sequence MREILHIQGGQCGNQIGAKFWEVICDEHGIDHTGKYSGDSELQLERINVYYNEASGGRYVPRAVLMDLEPGTMDSVRSGPFGQIFRPDNFVFGQSGAGNNWAKGHYTEGAELIDSVLDVVRKEAENCDCLQGFQVCHSLGGGTGSGMGTLLISKIREEYPDRMMLTFSVFPSPKVSDTVVEPYNATLSVHQLVENADECMVLDNEALYDICFRTLKLATPTFGDLNHLISATMSGVTCCLRFPGQLNSDLRKLAVNLIPFPRLHFFMVGFAPLTSRGSQQYRALTVPELTQQMWDAKNMMCAADPRHGRYLTASAMFRGKMSTKEVDEQMINVQNKNSSYFVEWIPNNVKSSVCDIPPKGLKMASTFIGNSTSIQEMFRRVSEQFTAMFRRKAFLHWYTGEGMDEMEFTEAESNMNDLVAEYQQYQDATADEEEYEEEEEEVAA encoded by the exons ATGAGAGAAATTTTGCACATCCAGGGTGGTCAGTGTGGCAACCAGATTGGGGCCAAGTTCTGGGAGGTTATCTGCGATGAGCACGGCATCGACCACACTGGCAAGTACAGCGGCGACTCGGAGCTCCAGCTCGAGCGCATCAACGTCTATTACAACGAGGCAAGCGGCGGACGCTACGTCCCACGTGCCGTGCTCATGGATCTGGAACCGGGGACCATGGATTCTGTCCGATCCGGTCCCTTCGGCCAGATCTTTAGGCCCGATAATTTCGTCTTCGGGCAGTCCGGAGCCGGCAACAACTGGGCCAAGGGCCACTACACCGAGGGCGCTGAGCTCATCGACTCCGTCCTCGATGTTGTCAGGAAGGAGGCCGAAAACTGCGATTGCCTGCAGG GATTTCAAGTTTGTCATTCTTTGGGTGGAGGAACGGGCTCTGGAATGGGCACCCTTCTTATTTCTAAGATTAGGGAGGAGTATCCAGATCGCATGATGCTTACATTTTCCGTCTTTCCTTCACCTAAGGTGTCTGATACAGTTGTTGAACCATACAATGCGACCCTTTCTGTGCATCAACTTGTTGAGAATGCTGATGAATGCATGGTTCTGGACAATGAGGCCCTATACGACATTTGCTTCCGAACTCTGAAGCTTGCTACCCCTACTT TTGGTGATCTCAATCATCTCATCTCTGCTACCATGAGTGGGGTCACATGTTGTCTTCGGTTCCCTGGACAGCTGAACTCAGACCTTCGTAAGCTTGCAGTCAATCTCATCCCATTTCCTCGTCTTCATTTCTTTATGGTTGGATTTGCACCCTTAACATCAAGAGGATCGCAGCAGTATCGTGCCCTGACTGTGCCAGAATTGACCCAGCAAATGTGGGATGCTAAAAACATGATGTGTGCAGCTGACCCACGGCATGGTCGTTATCTAACTGCTTCTGCCATGTTCCGTGGTAAGATGAGTACCAAGGAAGTTGACGAACAGATGATCAATGTACAGAACAAGAACTCCTCCTACTTTGTTGAGTGGATACCCAACAATGTCAAGTCTAGTGTATGTGACATCCCACCCAAGGGTCTGAAGATGGCATCTACCTTCATTGGGAATTCAACTTCGATTCAGGAAATGTTTCGGAGGGTTAGTGAGCAGTTTACTGCAATGTTCAGGCGCAAGGCTTTCTTGCACTGGTACACCGGTGAAGGAATGGATGAGATGGAGTTCACCGAGGCTGAGAGTAACATGAATGATCTGGTTGCCGAGTATCAGCAATACCAGGATGCAACTGCTGACGAGGAGGAGtacgaggaggaggaagaggaggttgCAGCTTGA
- the LOC122276897 gene encoding uncharacterized protein LOC122276897: MARTFFRKLLTYVSSEDDSDVHTEEVDGQSSRQRGNRHPRKFIRRDHAQGYERLFRDYFAENPIYHSNLFRRRFRMSRFLFLRILNEVESYESYFVQRRDNAGRLDLRSPNANDIARLLLVGE, from the exons ATGGCTCGTACATTCTTTCGCAAATTATTGACATACGTATCctctgaagatgatagcgatgttCATACTGAGGAGGTCGATGGACAGTCATCGAGGCAGCGTGGCAATAGGCACCCACGTAAGTTTATTCGGCGTGATCATGCCCAGGGGTACGAGCGCCTATTTCGTGATTATTTCGCAGAGAATCCAATATATCActcgaatctatttcgaagGAGATTTCGGATGAGCCGTTTCCTATTTcttcgtattctaaatgaggtagagtcttaCGAGTCGTATTTCgtccagagaagagataatgctgGAAGACTCG ATTTGCGGTCTCCAAATGCTAATGATATAGCCcgattgctgctggttggtgaATAA